The genomic window GGCTGCGGACAGGGCTGTGGATGGAATGTGGATTGTGTTGTTGCGCGGACCCGATCGCCGCGCCCGTGGGTTGATGCGGCTTGATGGAGGACAGGATGCAAGACGATCGCGCAGCCGGCAAAAAGCCGCAGGAACAAGACGATACCCGCCCGCAGCAGGCGGGGGAGGGCGGCACGACCCGCTTCGGCATGGAGGATGGCGACAACACGGACGTGCCAGCCACCGGGATCGATCCGGCCGCGCAGTCGAAGCCGCCGGCCTGAAATCGGAGCGCAATCGGCCTCAAACGGCCAAGTGCCCGATATCGCGCAGCCTTTCGCACGCTCGCCCGTTCGGGCTCCCAATGGCACAAGCGAAGGACCAGCGATGAGCGACACCAAAGGGCGCGCCTGCAAGCACGCCGGCAAGACCGGGGCGCAGGCATGAACGAGGCCGTCACGCTGGATCGCACCGCCGCGCAGCGCGTCGCCGCCGACCCGATCGGCACCCTGCCGCTGCGCCTTTCCATCAACGGCGAGGCGCGCCGGCTGCAGGTGGAGCCCTGGACGACGCTGCTCGACCTGCTGCGCGACAAGCTTGATCTCACTGGGTCCAAAAAGGGCTGCGATCACGGCCAGTGCGGCGCGTGCACGGTGCTGATCGACGGCAAGCGGATGAATTCCTGCCTGAAACTCGCCGTCACGCTGGACGGGTGCGAGGTGACGACGATCGAGGGGCTGGGCCAGCCGGGCAAGCTCCACCCGCTGCAGAGCGCCTTCATCGAGCATGACGCGTTCCAGTGCGGCTATTGCACGCCGGGCCAGATCTGCTCCGCGCAGGGGCTGATCAACGAAGGCCATGCGCACAGCCGCGACGAGGTGCGCGAGCAGATGAGCGGCAACCTGTGCCGCTGCGGCGCCTATCCCAACATCGCCGATGCGGTGCTGGAGGTTCTGAGCACGGAGAAGCCGGCATGATCCGCTTCGACTACCAGCGGCCCGGCGCCACGGCCGATGCGATTGCCGCCGGACGCGACGACCATGCCGCCTATCTCGCCGGCGGCACCAACCTCGTTGATCTGATGAAGGAAAATGTCGCCCGCCCGTTGCAGGTGATCGACATCAATCACCTGCCGCTGCGCGCGATCGAAGCGCGCGAGGGCGGCGGGCTGCGGCTCGGCGCGCTCGCCACCAATGCCGACACCGCTTACCATCCGGAGGTGCAGGCGCGCTATCCGCTGCTCGCCTCCGCGATCCTCGCCGGCGCCTCGCCGCAGCTGCGCAATGCCGCGACCAACGGCGGCAACCTCAACCAGCGGACGCGCTGCTATTATTTCTATGACGTGCACACCCCCTGCAACAAGCGGCGTCCCGGCGAGGGCTGCGGCGCGATTGGGGGCGTGAACCGGATCCATGCCATCCTGGGCGCGAGCGACCAGTGCATCGCCACGCATCCGTCCGACATGTGCGTGGCGCTCGCCGCGCTGGAGGCGGAGGTGCAGGTGAGCGGGCCGGATGGCGAGCGCACGATCCCCTTCGCCGATTACCACCGCCTGCCCGGCGACGAGCCATGGCGCGATAACAACCTGCGCGCCGGCGAGCTTGTCACCGCAATCGACCTGCCGGCGGAAGGGTTCGCCAGCAACTACACCTATCTGAAGCTGCGCGACCGCCTGTCCTACGCCTTTGCCCTGGTGTCGGTCGCGGTGGCCCTGAAGATGGAGGATGGCGAGATCGCCGAGGCGCGCGTGGCGCTGGGCGGGGTCGCGCACAAACCGTGGCGCGTGCCGGAGGCGGAGCGCCTGCTGCGCGGCGAGCGGCCGGGCGAAGATGCCTTTCGCGCCGTGGCGGAGGCGATGCTGAAGGGCGCGCGCGGCCAGGGCGAGAATGATTTCAAGATCGGCCTGGCCCGGCGCGCCATCGTGCGCGCGCTGGCGCAGGCCGCAGCGGGCACGCCGCAATCGCAAACCGACAAGCGCATCGTCTGAGGAGCAACCCATGAACGCACCGGCCAAGATCGGCATCGGCTCGTCGCTGTCACGGGTGGACGGCGTGGACAAGGTGACGGGGCAGGCGAAATATGCCGCCGAATATAACGTGCCCGGTCTGCTGCACGGCGTGGCGGTCAATTCG from Sphingomonas sp. OV641 includes these protein-coding regions:
- a CDS encoding xanthine dehydrogenase family protein subunit M translates to MIRFDYQRPGATADAIAAGRDDHAAYLAGGTNLVDLMKENVARPLQVIDINHLPLRAIEAREGGGLRLGALATNADTAYHPEVQARYPLLASAILAGASPQLRNAATNGGNLNQRTRCYYFYDVHTPCNKRRPGEGCGAIGGVNRIHAILGASDQCIATHPSDMCVALAALEAEVQVSGPDGERTIPFADYHRLPGDEPWRDNNLRAGELVTAIDLPAEGFASNYTYLKLRDRLSYAFALVSVAVALKMEDGEIAEARVALGGVAHKPWRVPEAERLLRGERPGEDAFRAVAEAMLKGARGQGENDFKIGLARRAIVRALAQAAAGTPQSQTDKRIV
- a CDS encoding (2Fe-2S)-binding protein — translated: MNEAVTLDRTAAQRVAADPIGTLPLRLSINGEARRLQVEPWTTLLDLLRDKLDLTGSKKGCDHGQCGACTVLIDGKRMNSCLKLAVTLDGCEVTTIEGLGQPGKLHPLQSAFIEHDAFQCGYCTPGQICSAQGLINEGHAHSRDEVREQMSGNLCRCGAYPNIADAVLEVLSTEKPA